A stretch of DNA from Yoonia sp. BS5-3:
GTTGGGGTGAACCTGTTGATTGTCGTGAACGCCGAATTGATTATCCGGCAAATCATCAAGATCACTGGCGGCGGCGACAGACTTAAACCATTGAACGCAGACGATTTTCAAGGAGCCGACTGATGCTATTATGGTTCCTTCCCGTCTTTCTTGTACTGATCATGGTCGGCTTGCCCGTAGCCTTCGCGCTGCTGGCTGCCCCCTTCGCGCTGCTGACACTGGATGATCAGGCCCGGCAACTCTCAGTGCTTTATCGCAATTTCTACACAGGGATGGACAGTTTCCCCCTGATGGCCCTGCCCTTCTTTATGCTGGCGGGGGAAATCATGAACCGGGGCGGGATCACCACCCGCCTGGTCGAGTTTTCCCAGGCCTTCATGGGGCACCTGCGCGGCGGGCTGGCGCATGTGAATATCCTGTCATCGATCCTCTTTGCCGGGCTTTCAGGCTCCGCCGTGGCGGACACATCGGCGCTCGGTTCGACATTGATCCCCGCCATGGAGAAAAACGGCTATTCCCGCAAATTCGCGGCTGCGATCACGGCTGCCTCTTCGGTGATCGGGCCGATTATCCCGCCATCGGGGATCATGATCATCTATGCCTACGTGATGGGCGAAAGCGTCGCTGCACTGTTCCTGGCGGGGATTGTGCCGGGTGTCATGGTCGGGGTTGGGCTGATGGTCATGGTACGGCTGATGGCCGACCGGTACGACCTGCCCAAGGCGGAACGGATCGTCACCAAAGACCAATCCGTATCGCAAGTGGAATATTGGGTCAGTTTTGCATTGCTGCGGATCAACGTCGCCGGGCTTTTGATGGCCGTCTACAGCGGTCTGGCAACAACGGTTGGGCTGGCTGAGATCAACGAAGCAGGCGATAAAATCCACGCGTTGAACCTGTGGGTGGTATTCGGGGCGCTGCTGGCCATCGCGCATGTCATGCTGATGGGCTACCGCAAAAAGGTCAGCCATGATTTTCGGATGGTCTGCAAAAAGGCGATCGCGCCGCTGCAAACACCGATCATCATCCTCGGCGGGATCCTCGTGGGGGTCTTCACCCCAACCGAAGCCTCAGCCATCGCGGTTGCCTACGCGCTTGTGGTCAGCTTTCTGGTGCTGCGATCCATGACACTGAAGGATCTGGGACAAGTGCTGACCCGCTCGGCGCTTGGAACCTCAGCTGTTTTGCTGCTGGTTGGGGCGGCTGTGGCGTTCAAAACCGTGGTCAGCCTCAGCTATGCACCGCAAATCCTGTCAGACTACATCCTGTCGCTGTCCGACAACCCGCTGATGCTGCTGTTCCTGATCAATATTCTGCTGTTTGTGGTGGGGATGTTCCTGGATGCGGGACCGGCAATCATCATCCTGGGGCCAATCCTGGGACCCATCTTTGTGGACCTGGGCGTGCACCCGGTGCATTTCGCCATCATCATGAGCGTGAACCTGACGGTGGGGCTGGCAACACCGCCCATGGGGCTTGTCTTATTCGTGGCCAGTACAGTGTCCAAGGAAAAGGTCGAAACCATCGCCAAGGCGATCCTGCCTTTCCTGGCGGTCGAGATTTTTGTGATCTTCCTGATCACCTATATCCCGGCGATCTCAATGACGGTGCCCTATGTGACCGGCTTTTTAGGCTGCGGGCCGGAAGTTGGCTTTAGCGCCTGTATCAGCCCGGCACCGGGCGGAAACTAATCAGTATAAAAAGGGAGAACTATCAATGCTGAACAAAATGAAAATCGCGGCCACCGCTGCGCTTTTGGCGACACCATTCGCCGCATGGGCGCAGGCCGAGCCGGAATTCACCATCCGAGCCACTGCAAACTCCAATGAAAACGACGAAGATTATGACGGTCTGGTCGTGTTCAAAAGCTATGTCGAAGCCGCTTCTAACGGGCGCATCGGGGTAGAACTCTTCATCGGCACGCAGCTTTGTGCGACGGGCGCGGAATGCCTCGAAGGCGTGTCCGAAGGGTCCATCGATGTCTATATCTCCACCTCTGGCGGTGCTGCTGGCATCTTCCCTTATGTGCAGGTGCTGGACCTGCCATATCTGATGGCCAATGACCGGGTGGCAGAGCATGTGCTGACCTCCGACTTTGTGCGCACCATGCGGGACATGGCGCTGGAAGACAGCGGTGACACGATCCGTCTGATGACTATCGGCAACACTGGCGGCTGGCGTAACTTCGCGAATACGCAGCGCCGTGTGGCAGAGCCTTCCGACATGGAAGGTCTGAAAATCCGGACCGTTGTGGCCGACCTGCCGCAGGAACTGGTCCGCGCGCTTGGCGCCTCCCCAACGCCGATCCCATGGCCCGAGCTGTTCACCTCATTCCAGACCGGCGTTGTTGAAGGCTCCAAAAACGGGATCACCGACATCATGGGCATGAAATTCCCAGATGCGGGTCTGCAATACATGACACTGGACGGGCACGCCTATATGGGCGCGCTCTGGTGGATGAGCAACGACAACTTCATGGCGATGCCAGAGGATTTGCGCCGCGTCGTTGTCGATGGCTTTGCCGAACTGCAGCAAGCCACATTCGCCTCGCCCAAGCGCAAATCAATCGAAGCCTACCAGGCTTTCGTTGAGGGTGGCGGCGATCTCTATGTGCCAACGCCCGAGCAAAAAGCAGCCTTCGCCGAAGCCGCAGCACCGGTCCAGGATTGGTTCCGCAGCAATGTTGACCGCGGCGACGAAATCCTCGACGCGCTGATCACTGCCGTGGGCGAAGCCGAAGCCGAGCTTGAAGCCGCCTACGCAAGCGACCTGAACTAAGCATCGCGCTAAAGTAACACGAAAGGCCGCCCCTAACCGGGCGGCCTTTTGCTGTTTTACTCATCTGATCGACTTGTACGATCTGAAGGGAATATTCTGGCGGCGGCGGAATGGGCAATGTCATCAGCTTCCAGATTGGACGCGTTGACGGCGTCATTTGAAGCAAACCCGGCAAAGGCCCAACTACGATCTTTCTGGCACGGGCCGAAGCCCGCCAGCCTTTTCCACTTATAATATCTCTTCCGCTGATGATGATCCGAACCAAGCAATCTTTGGGCACGGCACCATAGGGATGCCGCACACAACATCGCACGCTGACATACAACAGGTTTCAATCTGCGCTTTGATCAAAACCCGCGACGCGCCAAAAAGCTCGCGGATCAAGCGGCAATAGCTGTCTGCGCATCTTCATATAGCTGCTGCACAAAATCATACATGCCAGCACCGCCGCTATCCTCTTCTGACAGAGCCTCAAACAGGCTTTGAAACAGCGATTCCGCGTCAATGCCGCTTGGATCACCGCTGGGCGGCGGGCCACCGTTTGGCGGTCCGTTTTTGCCTTCAGGACCACCAGCCTCGCGGGCGGCTTCGGCGCCGACATCAAGCTCGGCAATGCTCAGCAGACCGTCGCCATCTGTATCGATATCACCAAAACCATCGCCAATCCGCTGGCCTAGTTTTGTATCTTCAATCTCGCTCGCCGACAGGCTGCCAGAGCCATCAGCATCCAGCTTTTTCACCAGATCCTCACCCGATGGGGGCGGCGGCGGAGGCGGACGGTTCTGACCCGATTGCGTCGCGAACGACACCATGGACAAGTTATTCACGCGAAGACCTTTCATCCGTAAGTTTCGCACGAAAGTTGACAGACCAATCTTAGCAACGCGTTACCGCATATGCGGCGCGGACCCGAAAATAGATAGCATTTTATTCAACTGCCTTATACCCTGTAGCGCGCGCTTTGCGTCGAGCTTCGTATTTGTCCCAAATATGCATACGCCCCTTCTGCCGGGCATCGGCCAGCCACAGCTTTTTGCGAGCATCCGGCGTTTCGAATTGGGCATAAACACCACCCGAATACTTCGGCCAATCTAAGGCTAAACCCAGTTTAACCATCTCAGATGACAAATCACGCCCGTCTGGCAAGAAACACTTTGCAACCGTCCGACCATGGCTATCCTTCCCGGTCACTTCCGCGCGTATTTTCTGCCCTTTGCAAAGCCTGTGCAACGCCCACTTGGCCTTCTTCCCAAGCGGGTGCCCAAATTCGGGGGCATCAATCCCAAAAAGGCGAATTTCAGTGTTTTTGATCCTGAGACCGTCACCATCGGTGACGAAGGCAAGCCCAGCAATCTCATATCGAACGGTTGCCCGGGGCACAACACCTGATCGCGTATGTTGAACTTTTGGTGGATGCGACGGTGGCGGTTCTTTGGGAGGCGAGCGAGACGTCGATCCTTGCGATAACCGGATCGGCAAAATGAGCATCCCAAACACGACACCAACAGCAATAACAATACCAAAAACTTCCAAGCGCCGCTCCGTAGGTGGTGTATAGAAAAATCAATACACGCATAGAGCGATTCTTGATAGATGATTGTCATCATTATGACCTAGTAGAATTTTACCGAAACGGATACATCCAGCCCTTGTAGTCATCTACAAGGACTTCGGCCCGGGCCCGTTCGGCGGCGGTCAGACGCGGGGTGATCAGCTCAAGCGAATCCAGTGCATCCGGGTCCCCGCCTATTGCCGATAAGGCATACCAAAGATAGGCTCTGACCATATCTGGCGCGGGCAAGCCCCGGCCGACCTCATAGTACCAGCCAAGCCCGGATTGTGCCCCAGGATGCCCTTTCAAAGACGCCCGCAAGTACCAGTCAAACGCGCGCTCATCATCGCGCTCAACCCCCAGGCCAAGGGCGTACATGACGCCGATCAATTCCTCGG
This window harbors:
- a CDS encoding TRAP transporter large permease: MLLWFLPVFLVLIMVGLPVAFALLAAPFALLTLDDQARQLSVLYRNFYTGMDSFPLMALPFFMLAGEIMNRGGITTRLVEFSQAFMGHLRGGLAHVNILSSILFAGLSGSAVADTSALGSTLIPAMEKNGYSRKFAAAITAASSVIGPIIPPSGIMIIYAYVMGESVAALFLAGIVPGVMVGVGLMVMVRLMADRYDLPKAERIVTKDQSVSQVEYWVSFALLRINVAGLLMAVYSGLATTVGLAEINEAGDKIHALNLWVVFGALLAIAHVMLMGYRKKVSHDFRMVCKKAIAPLQTPIIILGGILVGVFTPTEASAIAVAYALVVSFLVLRSMTLKDLGQVLTRSALGTSAVLLLVGAAVAFKTVVSLSYAPQILSDYILSLSDNPLMLLFLINILLFVVGMFLDAGPAIIILGPILGPIFVDLGVHPVHFAIIMSVNLTVGLATPPMGLVLFVASTVSKEKVETIAKAILPFLAVEIFVIFLITYIPAISMTVPYVTGFLGCGPEVGFSACISPAPGGN
- the dctP gene encoding TRAP transporter substrate-binding protein DctP, whose amino-acid sequence is MLNKMKIAATAALLATPFAAWAQAEPEFTIRATANSNENDEDYDGLVVFKSYVEAASNGRIGVELFIGTQLCATGAECLEGVSEGSIDVYISTSGGAAGIFPYVQVLDLPYLMANDRVAEHVLTSDFVRTMRDMALEDSGDTIRLMTIGNTGGWRNFANTQRRVAEPSDMEGLKIRTVVADLPQELVRALGASPTPIPWPELFTSFQTGVVEGSKNGITDIMGMKFPDAGLQYMTLDGHAYMGALWWMSNDNFMAMPEDLRRVVVDGFAELQQATFASPKRKSIEAYQAFVEGGGDLYVPTPEQKAAFAEAAAPVQDWFRSNVDRGDEILDALITAVGEAEAELEAAYASDLN
- a CDS encoding thermonuclease family protein, with translation MLILPIRLSQGSTSRSPPKEPPPSHPPKVQHTRSGVVPRATVRYEIAGLAFVTDGDGLRIKNTEIRLFGIDAPEFGHPLGKKAKWALHRLCKGQKIRAEVTGKDSHGRTVAKCFLPDGRDLSSEMVKLGLALDWPKYSGGVYAQFETPDARKKLWLADARQKGRMHIWDKYEARRKARATGYKAVE
- a CDS encoding tetratricopeptide repeat protein; translation: MHPVQNAYRRCTYALALALLWAAPAQADMETARDLMEAGDYAEARALFEVYARSGNAEAEELIGVMYALGLGVERDDERAFDWYLRASLKGHPGAQSGLGWYYEVGRGLPAPDMVRAYLWYALSAIGGDPDALDSLELITPRLTAAERARAEVLVDDYKGWMYPFR